A window of the Trichoplusia ni isolate ovarian cell line Hi5 chromosome 4, tn1, whole genome shotgun sequence genome harbors these coding sequences:
- the LOC113492789 gene encoding THO complex subunit 4C encodes MADSVNMSLDEIIKQNKQNRISRSRGRGGGNVRGRGGGRGRGGRGRGRGNVGRSRSQSRPGTPAMGRGRSRSRGPGNRSQSRSQSRNRSRSRQRRSNSRARSASRSRSQLRGLTPKGRAGLEEQTTMPHLVRGGRINRGGMRGRLMRSNSNQNLQGTVHSRLGVTTRRGMNNIRRPLAVAKRGISKRGRGLVTSNRYSAVGLRSDQILMERRQNMNLRNNIIKSQTFTRSRNNSFSSASQLTVSVANDFARRRRNSVGNAGYLNKQSLAQLNNHFGGGYNTRRGPGSVKSMGSNRSNKSNQSNASRKSNRARGRGRGGNRGVGRNFVNKQVLNAKLQKEIAVIQGKTFNNNSTSTEAPTGINFSPTPAATGQSLHQRFATS; translated from the exons ATGGCAGATTCAGTAAATATGTCTTTAG atgaaataataaaacagaataagcAAAATCGAATTAGTAGATCTCGAGGACGGGGCGGCGGGAATGTACGCGGACGTGGCGGTGGTAGAGGCCGCGGTGGCAGGGGCCGTGGGCGCGGAAATGTTGGTCGTAGTCGATCTCAGTCGAGGCCGGGTACCCCCGCCATGGGACGTGGTCGCTCTCGGTCTCGTGGACCTGGCAACAGATCTCAGTCCCGATCCCAATCCCGTAACCGTTCACGGTCGCGACAGCGTCGTTCAAATTCCCGCGCGCGATCCGCTTCAAGGTCGCGGTCCCAACTAAGAGGCTTAACTCCCAAAGGCAGAGCTGGATTAGAAGAACAGACAACAATGCCACATCTGGTGCGAGGCGGACGAATTAATAGAG GTGGAATGCGCGGTAGATTGATGAGATCAAACTCTAACCAGAATCTACAAGGCACTGTCCATAGCAGACTTGGTGTCACTACAAGAAGGGGAATGAATAACATTCGCCGACCATTAGCTGTGGCCAAGAGAGGGATTTCAAAACGAGGACGAGGTTTAGTTACTTCCAATAGATACAGTGCAGTGGGATTAAGATCTGATCAAATATTAATGGAGAGAAGGCAGAACATGAATCTGCGAAACAATATTATCAAATCTCAGACTTTTACAAGATCTCGAAACAATTCCTTTAGCTCAGCTTCCCAATTGACTGTGAGTGTGGCAAATGATTTTGCAAGAAGACGTCGTAATAGTGTTGGTAATGCTGGTTACTTGAACAAACAGAGTCTAGCACAACTAAATAATCATTTTGGAGGAGGATACAATACTAGGCGAGGTCCGGGCAGTGTTAAGTCCATGGGCTCCAATAGATCTAACAAATCTAACCAGTCTAATGCCAGTAGGAAGTCTAACCGAGCTAGGGGTCGAGGTCGTGGCGGCAATCGCGGCGTCGGTcgaaactttgtaaataaacaagttcTAAATGCTAAACTGCAAAAAGAAATTGCTGTTATTCAAggtaaaacatttaacaataacaGTACAAGTACTGAGGCTCCAACAGGCATTAACTTTTCCCCAACACCTGCAGCCACAGGACAGTCATTGCATCAGAGATTTGCCACTTCTTAA
- the LOC113492793 gene encoding protein cereblon homolog produces the protein MFYLLPFILLSYITSSFCVFTGQYPGSEKNGQELLLCRKCGADVADSYYLFSKSSPGAQKTEKQNLFGQQNVTVQTLVNPFGIKFEVVTAEKARCENIGPQQGADSWFPGYSWRICACPHCGQHLGWTFQRTQDSNTEKQSIDNIKTFHGLILKNILGENFTDSLIMMPKMYKM, from the exons ATGTTTTATCTTTTACCATTTATACTACTTTCTTATATTACGAGTAGTTTCTGCGTTTTCACTGGACAATATCCAGGGTCTGAAAAAAATGGCCAAG aGTTACTTTTATGTCGCAAATGTGGCGCTGACGTGGCTGATTCCTATTACTTGTTCAGTAAATCAAGTCCAGGAGCACAGAAAACTGAAAAGCAAAATTTATTTGGACAACAAAATGTCACTGTCCAAACTTTAGTTAATCCCTTTGGCATCAAGTTCGAAGTTGTCACTGCTGAAAAAGCAAGATGTGAAAACATTGGACCA cAACAGGGTGCCGACTCATGGTTTCCGGGATATAGTTGGCGGATCTGTGCATGCCCACACTGTGGTCAACATCTTGGCTGGACTTTTCAAAGGACGCAGGACAGTAATACTGAGAAGCAGTCCATagataacattaaaacatttcatggacttattttgaaaaacatactTGGGGAAAACT TTACAGACTCTCTTATAATGATGccgaaaatgtataaaatgtaa
- the LOC113492785 gene encoding uncharacterized protein LOC113492785, with protein sequence MSFFKNVASGFTVRSRDSLLKEALINNLSESVKDIQYSNQFEENFHSVLGSTDSTNTLCMALEAVFLHGLKDTFLRKAKNVLTGDSDQVPQPNFWPLVLVLSHRENIDQISSLPQINTEIGQCRAWLRIALNECLLSSYMSTLLKNISAVKPFYNKTAFVCDPEILEVGQKLIEGLETCIQFNLPINSSLLNYWPEQVLMLAGVWVPKVRQAPISAALDVASTITDEEVKPKLASTPTHTSSITGLGRLLALDEDQALDFILSKDLKDITSQCLEPEIAEKSLPEPVKTETVPEDQDNELTALDIEKPSTSQQLKDMASLSPSSINSEDFVAPTEVLVTGNSLCGKGWSTDNNDEMNASITSNSSHGSSMIKTPELKSLSSLVDNSNNFGETYNNTPNLRDIMKDIHKELKLNSEDNDVGDLKVEPVSPEDPMLQVLDFEVVPNSMTTSFTVQEVQNMISQLGTLSREQGLDHQNYQCKGCQDLLGSTISKAKVCAYTGEYYCSNCMDPNVFIIPARVIHNWDFKRYPVSKKSALFLLEFQHHPWIDMKKLNPKIYNGVSDMAQLQELRIQLNFLRAYIFTCREPVIEELQKRVWPREYLYDHVHLYTISDLAQIPNGSLALQLEKVVNFAKTHVLECWLCSQKGFICEVCRNPKILYPFETSTTYRCDECSSVFHAKCLNSSIPCPKCKRKQNRTNEASLIEAVHSHFVK encoded by the coding sequence ATGTCTTTTTTCAAGAATGTCGCCTCGGGGTTCACAGTCCGCAGCCGCGATTCATTGCTCAAAGAGGCGCTGATAAACAATTTGTCAGAAAGTGTTAAGGACATCCAGTACAGCAACCAGTTTGAAGAAAACTTTCACAGCGTTCTAGGTTCAACTGACTCTACTAATACATTGTGTATGGCCCTAGAGGCAGTATTCCTACATGGTTTGAAGGACACTTTCTTGAGAAAGGCAAAAAATGTTCTCACAGGCGATTCTGATCAAGTGCCACAACCTAATTTTTGGCCACTTGTACTTGTATTGTCCCACAGAGAAAACATTGACCAGATATCATCTCTGCCTCAGATAAATACTGAAATTGGTCAGTGTAGAGCCTGGCTCCGAATAGCTTTGAATGAATGCTTGTTGTCCTCTTACATGTcaactttgttaaaaaatatatcagctgtaaaacctttttacaataaaactgcATTTGTATGTGACCCAGAAATTTTAGAAGTGGGTCAAAAACTTATAGAAGGTCTGGAGACATGTATTCAGTTTAACTTGCCTATAAACTCTAGTTTGTTGAACTACTGGCCAGAGCAAGTGTTGATGCTGGCTGGTGTATGGGTGCCTAAAGTTAGGCAAGCACCAATCAGTGCTGCTTTGGATGTGGCTAGCACCATCACTGATGAGGAAGTAAAACCCAAGTTAGCTTCTACACCCACACACACCTCCAGTATCACAGGACTGGGTCGGTTGCTGGCATTAGATGAAGATCAAGCATTGgactttattttatcaaaagatTTAAAAGATATTACCAGCCAATGCTTAGAGCCAGAGATAGCAGAAAAATCACTACCTGAACCAGTTAAGACAGAAACTGTACCTGAAGATCAAGACAATGAGCTAACTGCATTAGATATTGAAAAGCCATCTACAAGTCAACAACTGAAGGATATGGCCTCTCTCTCACCCTCATCTATAAACTCTGAAGATTTTGTTGCTCCCACAGAGGTATTAGTCACTGGCAACTCACTGTGTGGAAAAGGGTGGTCAACTGACAACAATGATGAAATGAATGCATCAATAACTTCAAACTCATCTCATGGCAGTAGTATGATAAAAACACCAGAATTAAAAAGTCTGTCTTCATTGGTTGATAACTCTAATAATTTTGGTGAAACATACAACAATACTCCTAACCTGAGAGATATTATGAAGGACATTCATAAAGAGCTGAAGCTGAACTCTGAAGATAATGATGTTGGTGATTTAAAAGTGGAACCAGTCTCACCTGAAGACCCAATGCTGCAAGTCTTAGATTTTGAAGTAGTTCCCAACTCTATGACTACATCCTTTACAGTTCAAGAAGTACAAAACATGATATCACAGTTGGGAACTCTGTCAAGAGAACAGGGGCTCGACCATCAGAACTATCAGTGTAAGGGCTGCCAAGACCTGTTAGGTAGCACCATATCTAAGGCAAAGGTGTGTGCCTATACTGGAGAGTACTACTGCTCAAATTGCATGGACCCTAATGTGTTCATTATCCCAGCTAGAGTTATACACAACTGGGATTTTAAAAGATACCCTGTATCTAAGAAATCTGCTCTTTTTCTGTTGGAATTCCAACATCATCCTTGGATAGACATGAAGAAGCTGAATCCCAAAATATATAATGGTGTGTCAGACATGGCTCAGTTACAGGAATTAAGAATACAGCTGAACTTCTTGAGGGCCTACATATTCACATGTAGGGAACCTGTCATTGAGGAGTTGCAGAAGCGTGTGTGGCCACGAGAATACTTATATGATCATGTTCACTTGTACACCATATCTGACTTGGCCCAGATACCCAATGGCTCCCTAGCCCTGCAGCTAGAGAAAGTCGTTAATTTTGCAAAGACCCATGTACTGGAATGTTGGTTGTGTAGTCAAAAGGGATTCATTTGTGAAGTATGTCGCaatccaaaaatattgtatccaTTTGAGACCAGCACAACTTACCGCTGTGATGAATGTTCGAGCGTGTTTCACGCAAAATGCTTGAATTCCAGCATTCCTTGTCCGAAATGTAAGAGAAAGCAAAATCGTACAAATGAGGCATCTTTAATTGAAGCTGTACATTCACATTTTGTCAAATAG
- the LOC113492786 gene encoding twinkle protein, mitochondrial, with product MLHFIRISRQKTLKTLNSIYTCECVNRKIHNLGLNDIPKITATDIRKLLRQKGFAVQDGFTALTTKCSICSGDQKCAESKVYVNKTTGYFLCPKCNVHGDWNVLERLVKKAKVETPVKDFIEKCQQQSETFQKDWQTILNDTIQLTKINETELIDLLRLFEFPFNTEANKLLSDVRVSTDHTVLYFPLKNSLDKVVGYRKLQAGREDEVESHGLHTAGLFSCRAPKVSRTDQAVLVPTIQDVLHLAAQKIPGTLIWLSNCSLPPIVLPALESYQKLCLWGDWDNMRAVAEKLGEERCRFVRPTDGLVSASEAAAANLSLKTLVAEAKPAAHRSITTFAALRDDVYFEVTNVDKVRGLKWRRFPALTRLLGGHRRGELTVLTGPTGCGKTTLCAEMSLDLAQQGINTLWGSFEIRNSRLARTMLQQFAGVPLEQNLQDFHKFADDFQKLPIYYLAFHGQQPIKVVMEAVEHARYMHDIAHVVVDNVQFMLGLGEERDGDRYQRQDAVIAAFRTFATARHCHVTLVMHPRKERESEDLSTSSIFGSAKASQEADNVLIIQDKRLTAVRGKKYLQVAKNRYSGELGIVPLDFDKDALSYQAKKKTKTKQDEPDKLLNKCFQEFSVEDPNYIEDFELNKPRNDFSRKSQNSSHKDTQSSYLSDVLKLNR from the exons atgttacactTTATAAGAATATCTAGGCAAAAGACTTTAAAAACACTTAATAGCATATATACTTGCGAGTGTGTCAACAGGAAAATACACAATTTAGGGCTGAATGACATACCAAAAATAACTGCAACAGATATTCGTAAATTATTGCGACAAAAGGGTTTTGCGGTACAAGACGGGTTTACTGCTCTCACCACAAAGTGTTCCATATGCTCTGGAGATCAGAAATGTGCTGAAAGTAAGGTCTATGTCAACAAAACTACCG GCTACTTTTTATGTCCTAAATGCAATGTCCATGGAGACTGGAATGTTTTGGAAAGGCTAGTGAAGAAAGCTAAAGTTGAAACACCTGTAAAGGACTTCATAGAAAAATGCCAACAGCAGTCAGAAACTTTCCAGAAAGATTGGcaaacaatattaaatgatacaataCAATTGACTAAGATTAATGAGACtgaattaatagatttattaaGGCTCTTTGAATTTCCT tttaATACCGAAGCCAATAAGTTATTATCAGATGTAAGAGTATCTACTGACCACACAGTATTATATTTCCCTTTAAAAAACTCTCTAGATAAAGTAGTAGGCTATCGTAAGCTACAAGCAGGCAGAGAAGATGAGGTTGAAAGCCATGGCCTTCATACTGCAGGATTGTTCTCTTGTAGAGCTCCGAAGGTTAGCCGTACTGATCAAGCAGTTCTTGTGCCAACCATCCAAGATGTATTACATTTAGCAGCACAAAAAATACCTG GTACTCTAATATGGCTGAGTAACTGCAGTTTGCCGCCAATAGTTCTACCAGCCCTCGAGAGCTATCAGAAGCTATGTCTGTGGGGCGACTGGGATAACATGCGCGCTGTCGCAGAGAAACTCGGAGAAGAAAGATGTCGGTTTGTTAG ACCTACGGATGGGCTGGTGAGCGCCTCCGAGGCGGCGGCTGCTAACCTCTCGCTAAAGACCCTTGTCGCAGAGGCCAAGCCGGCAGCGCACCGCTCTATCACAACTTTCGCTGCGCTAAGAGACGATGTCTACTTTGAAGTTACGAATGTGGACAAG GTTCGAGGTTTAAAATGGCGTCGGTTTCCCGCGCTGACGCGTCTGTTGGGCGGGCACCGTCGCGGCGAGCTGACCGTGCTGACCGGGCCCACCGGCTGCGGGAAGACCACGCTCTGCGCAGAAATGTCCTTAGATCTAGCTCAGCAAGGG ATAAATACACTATGGGGCAGTTTTGAGATCCGTAACTCACGACTGGCACGCACGATGCTGCAGCAGTTTGCCGGCGTGCCGCTGGAGCAGAACCTGCAAGACTTCCACAAGTTCGCCGACGACTTTCAGAAGTTACCCATTTACTACTTAGCATTTCATGGACAGCAGCCCATCAAAGTTGTGATGGAG GCGGTAGAGCACGCGCGCTACATGCACGACATCGCGCACGTGGTGGTGGACAACGTGCAGTTCATGTTGGGGCTGGGCGAGGAGCGCGACGGCGACCGCTACCAGCGGCAGGACGCCGTCATCGCCGCCTTCCGCACCTTCGCCACGGCCAGGCATTGTCACGTTACACTCGTCATGCATCCCAGGAAG GAGCGCGAATCAGAAGACTTATCAACAAGTTCTATATTTGGCAGCGCGAAAGCTTCGCAGGAAGCGGACAATGTTCTCATAATTCAG GACAAGCGGTTGACTGCAGTCCGcggtaaaaagtatttacaagTTGCCAAAAATAGGTACAGCGGTGAACTCGGCATCGTCCCCTTAGACTTTGATAAGGACGCGCTCAGCTACCAAGCAAAGAAAAAGACGAAAACTAAGCAGGATGAACCCGACAAGCTGTTAAATAAGTGCTTCCAAGAATTTTCAGTAGAGGACCCTAATTATATAGAAGACTTCGAACTCAACAAACCAAGGAATGACTTCTCAAGGAAATCACAAAATTCTAGTCACAAAGACACACAAAGTAGTTATTTaagtgacgttttaaaattaaatagataa